Proteins from a genomic interval of Rosa chinensis cultivar Old Blush chromosome 2, RchiOBHm-V2, whole genome shotgun sequence:
- the LOC112184421 gene encoding uncharacterized protein LOC112184421 has product MSAAALQIQTLEDEDSQWGGSSEGRTYKARDRELMDLRLKAQYFMDPCRYEPNIFRRRYRMQPWVFDRMMRDVANYDPYFVQTRDACGRLSLSTEQKLTCAMGMLAYGITADFCDDYLDIAKTTTIEIFEHFTKAIRNVYHETYLRRPTPADLRRLLDKAEERGFPGMVGSLDFMHWQWKNCPTGWAGQYTSYRGKPTIILEAVASYDTWIWHAFFGLPSINVLGCLPLFNAQCVGETPEVSYQVCNRHYRQCYYLVDGIYPKWGSFVQAI; this is encoded by the coding sequence ATGTCTGCCGCTGCCTTGCAAATCCAAACTCTGGAAGATGAGGATTCACAATGGGGTGGTTCTTCAGAAGGTCGTACCTATAAGGCGAGGGATCGAGAGTTGATGGATCTTCGACTCAAAGCTCAATACTTCATGGATCCGTGCAGGTATGAACCAAACATATTTCGTAGGCGATATAGAATGCAACCTTGGGTCTTTGACAGGATGATGCGCGACGTGGCCAACTACGACccatattttgttcaaacaagAGATGCTTGTGGGAGGCTAAGCTTATCCACTGAACAAAAGCTGACATGCGCCATGGGAATGCTCGCGTATGGCATCACAGCTGATTTCTGCGATGATTACCTAGATATTGCGAAGACCACTACCATTGAGATTTTTGAGCACTTCACAAAAGCAATCAGGAATGTGTACCATGAGACTTACCTCCGCCGACCAACACCGGCAGACTTGCGAAGGCTGCTTGACAAAGCTGAAGAACGTGGATTCCCGGGGATGGTCGGTAGCCTTGATTTTATGCACTGGCAGTGGAAAAATTGTCCCACCGGATGGGCAGGGCAGTATACTAGCTACAGAGGGAAACCGACAATCATCTTAGAGGCGGTGGCCTCCTACGATACTTGGATTTGGCATGCCTTCTTCGGACTTCCAAGTATTAACGTCCTTGGATGTTTACCGTTGTTCAATGCCCAATGCGTTGGTGAAACCCCTGAAGTGAGCTACCAGGTATGTAATAGGCATTATCGTCAGTGTTATTACCTAGTTGATGGCATATACCCTAAGTGGGGGTCATTTGTACAAGCAATCTGA